The genomic segment CCCAGGATCAGCTGGTTGACGCCTCCCGGGCCGAGGCCCCGGGCGAAGCCCAACCGCGCCTCCGTCGGGATGCCCTGGGCAAGCACCATGTGGACGCGGGTCTCGGCGCCGACGCCCGCGAGAAGGGGCACGGTGTCCCAAATGACCCAGGACTTGCCTACGTCGACGAAAGGCGCGAAGGAGACCCGATCGAAGAAGATCGGCACGGTGCCCAGACCGCGCTGCACCTCGAGCAGAGGCACCCGGTACTCGGCCGAGAGCAGGGCGGCGTGCAGGCCGAAGAGGCCGGGGCCGCTCGCCAGCGGATAGCCTCGCAGGGGCACGATGGCATCGACCTCGCCGATGGTGCGCAGGTCCGAGAGGCTGTGGATGGCCACGCTGCGGGCCCTGCCCGTGCCGATCGGCCCGAATGCCGGGTCGACGAGGCGCGGATCGAGCGACGCGGTCGAGATGGACTCGCCCATCGCGAAGAAGTTGCGATCCAGGCCGGGCGAGTTGTTGAGGAAGACCTTGCTGGTCGGCGACGTGATCTGCTGGGGATCGGTGAAGTTGACGCCCACCAGGCCGCGCAGGGCCAGGACGTTGCGGCCGCCGGCCTTCATGAAGTAGCGGCCCTCGGACCACGCCTTCCAGAACCCCAGGTCGCTGCCCAGCAACTTGTCCGAACGCTGCAACCCCACGGTCCAGAGCGGTCCGCCGACCGGCGAGAAAGGTCGCACGGGCCGATCGGTGCCGTTGCCGAAGAACTGCAGGCCGACGGCGTTGATCTGCCTGGGCAGGTAGAGGGCGGCCTGGGGGTTGACGGCGATGTAGTCGTCGAAGTCCGCGGCCGTGGCGCCGGCCAGGAACGGCGTGTACTGCTTGAGCGAGAGGTTGAGGTTGGCCACGGTGCCCGTGAGCCAGTTGCCGCCTATCAGGGGCGACGTGACCGGCGGATAGGAGATCCCGGCGTAGAGCGACCGCTCCTCGCGGCCGAGGAACTGCTTGAGGCTGGAATTGCCGGGCAACTCGCCCAGCACCTCGGGCACGACGGTGAAGCCCACCGTGAGGGACGGCGGCAACTGGTCGTTGGTGTAGTAGAGGCCGCCCGTGAGCCGGCTGATGCCGGCATAGCCCCCGATGGACCCGAAGTAGGTGTGCTGCCGCAGGACGTCCTGGCCGTAGCCTTGAAGCACGACGATGGGCCCGGCCCCCTTGAGGTGCCCGGAGAGGCCGTCGACCTGCGGGATGTACTGGCCGAACGCGCTGTTGTTGTCCATGTCCAGCAGGACGCGGGGCCAGAAGTCCTGGGGCGCCATGCTCGGCAACGGGTTGTAGGCCACCTCGGGAGCGGCATCCACCTTCATGACGTTGGGCGCCTTGGCGGCGGCCGGATCCCGCAGGACCTGCGGCCAGGCCTCGGGCGGCGGCCAGGCCTCGGGCGGCGGCGGGGGCTTGCGGGGGCCGGCATCCGATACCGCGGCTGCGGCCAGGCGCGTGGTCGAGGACGCGACGCGCACGTCGCCCACCTCGCCCAGGCGGCCGGCCCCGGGCACCTCCGCCCAGGTCTCGGGCTGGTAGGGAATCCACCTGATGTTGAAGCCGCCGGCCTCGTACTCGGCGTAGGCAAGCCTGGTCTGATCGGGCGAGACGGCCGGATCGAAGGCGCCGCCCGCGACGTTGGTCAGACGGAAGAACTTGCCGTCGGCGACGCGCACGGCATAGAGGTTCATCACGCCCGTGCGGTCGGAGGCGAAGAGCAGGAACTTGCCGTCGGGCGACCAGGCCGGGAATAGCTGGACGGAGTCCTCGGGGGCGATCGCCTTGAGCGTCTTGGCCTCCGGATCGAACAGCATCACGTTCGTGCGGCCGTCCACCCACTGCGACAGCGCAATCTGCTTGCCGTCGGGCGACCAGACGGGATTGGAGAAGCTGCCGAAATCGGGCCCGCGGAAGCGCCAGAGGGCCTTGCCGAACTGGTCGAACATGCCCAGATCGTTGCGCCCGCCGCCGTTGAGGATGGCCAGGAAGCGCTCGCCGTCGGGCGAGATGGCCGGGCAACTCGCCCGCTGGCCGTGCGTCACCTGCTCGTTGCGGCGGGTCTTCATGTCGAAGCGGTAGACGTCGAAGAAGCTGGTGAGCGGCGGGCCGTCACCGGGCGCGTAGTAGTAGAGCGCCGACAGGTCCTTGGTGAGACTGTAGTCCTTGCGGCTCGACTTGGGCAGCACGAACTCGTCCTCGCTGCCATCCAGCCTGGACGTCATCAGGCCCGCGGTGCCTTCCAGGGGCGAACGCGAGTACATCAGCCGATCGTTGCCAAGCCAGCGCGGGTGGCGGTGGACGCGGCCGTCGCGGGTGACGCGGTTGCCCTCGGTGACCGGCAGTTTCTTGATCTCGGCCACCTGGCGCGCGTACCGATCCTTGAAGTAGGTGACGGTGTCGTTCCAGATGTCGTACGTCGAGGCGCCCAGGCTGCGGGCGGACGCCAGATTGATACCGCTCCACGGGAAGAAGCCGAGGCTGTCGGTCAGCCTGGATGCCGCGTCGGGACCGTACTCGGCGGCCAGGTACTTGAAGAACAGCGTGCCGTAGGAGTAGTTGACGCCGCCCGGCGCCCAGTCCACCGAGTACTTGCCGGAGGCCTGGTCGATGCCGAAGGGCTCCTCGTTGAGGAATTGCGTGCGCAGGACCATGTCGAACTGGCCCTCGACCGCGCGGCCGCCGCCCGTCAGGGCGCTCTCCCAGTAGACCGCCAGGCCCTCCTTCATGAAGTCGGGCAGGAAGTCGAGATTGACCAGCGACGAGAATTCCGGGAGGAACGCGCGGATGAGCGCCGAGTTGAGGAAGCCCGGGATGCCGCCGGGGCCCGCCGCGCTGCGCAGGTGCAGGACGTGCGTGTACTCGTGCACCACGATCATCTTGAGCCAGTTGTCGTACCGGCCCAGGAACCATTCCTCCTCGGGCGACGGCGGCGTCACGAAGAACGTGAGGCTGCTCTCGGGGTAGGGCGTCGCGAAGCCGTTTGTCGAGTCCTCGGTGTCGAGGATGGTCATGTCGGTGACGTCGTCGGGACGGCCGAAGTAGGGCCCGAGGTACTCATGAGCCTCTTCGGCGTACTTGGCCGCCTTGCGGGCGATCTCCCGCAACTCGACCGGGTAGTGGACGCGGAAGTGGGCGGTCGTGAGCGTGCGCCACTCGAGGCCCGGCGGGACGAACGTCGCGGCCCTGGCGGGCGGCGCCGCGACTAGCGCGGGCGCGGCAAAGGTGCCCAACGCAAGCAGAGTCGCGGCAATGAGGCGCTTCAACGAATACTCTCCGATGGTCTGGTCGCGCCGGCATTCGAATCCGGCATCGTCGCTATTGTTCGGGATTGCAGCCGGCGTTCCGATCCGGGCTGCGAGACAGGGCATTATAGACCAAGGGCAGGGCCTTGACACCTTGCAGGCGGGCGTGGGACGCTGGAATCGCTTATATATGCCAGTAGTCTCGTCATTTGATTTTTTGCTCGCCGACCCGGCGGACGCTTCCTGGAGCGACATCCGGCTTTATCAGGGCGCCCTCGACTGGTTGCGCGGGCACGACGTCCCGGTTGCCGCCGCGCGCCTGGGCCGCGCGCTGAAATCCGACCCTGTGCGGGAGATGGCGCTGCGCGACTTCGTGTGCCGGTTCTACGCCCGCCAGGTGGCGATCGATCTGGCCGGCTGAGCCGGTTTAACCGTTCCTTTCCCCGAGCCTAGCGCTCCCTTTACCGATTACTGAGCCTTAACAGGGGACAGGCTAAGTACCTTGTATCCCCGTAACGAGGGCGCCCAGGCGCGCGAACTCTGGTCTCGACTGCATGTGGTGGCGCAGTCGGCCGGCGCCGGATCACGCCCGCGGACGGATGCAGGGGTCGCCCAGGGGCAGATCGCGCAGGGACCGGCTACGGGGGCCGGTTTCCAGGGCGTGGTCCTTCCCGCCGATTCGGTGGCCGTGGCGCCGTCGGGCCAGGCGCTGCATGCGGCGCTGCATGCGGCCCTGCGCCCCATGCCCGGCCCGACCGGTCCGGTGCCGCCGCCGGTGCCGCCGGGGCCGAGTCCCGTTCCGCCCGCGCATGACGTTTGGGGGCGCCTGCACTACTGGGCGCACCCCGGCAAGTCCGGCGACGCCATCGCCTACGGGGAGGCGAAGAGCGATTCGTTCAAGGACGGCCAGGTGATCAAGGGCCCGGACGGAACCGTGGTGGCGTTCGGGCAGGTGGGATCGTATGCCCGGGCCTCGGGGGTGGCGGCGGCCTGGGGCGAGACGCATGGCGAGATGTGGAACGCGCAGGGCGCCGCGTGGGCCAAGGCGGAACTGTCGGCGATGGCCTATGCTCGCGGCGCCTACGTGAAGACGAAGAACTCGGTCATGGTCATGGGCGAGACCGTCGCCGAGGCCGTCGCCCGGGCCGAGGCCGGTGCCCGCGGGAGCGCCGGGGTCGGAAGCCGGTTGTTCCAGGTGGACGCCAACCTCCAGGGCGCGACCGAGGTGGGGGCCCGCGAGCATTCGGGCGGCATCGGCTACGTCGGCCTGGATAGCCTCGGCCTGCCGGCCTTCGAACTGGGCGCGACCGCCAACGGCATGGCCGGGTCGCGGGCGCAGGGCATGGCGCAGGCGGCGGTGTCGTTGCTGGGCCTGCTGCGGATCCGCGTCGGCGCGGTCGCGCAGGGGATGGCCGGGGCGGCGGCGGGCATCCTCGGGCACATCAAGGTGCGCGACGGCGACTTCGCGCTCCGCTTCGGCGGCACGGCCGCGGCCGGCATCGGCGGCGCCGTCGCCACCGAGGTCGGCGTGGAACTCGGCACCCTGCCCAAGGGCCTGCTGATGACGACCGTGGCGCCGGTGGTGCAAGCGCCGATCCTGCTCATCAACTCGATCGGCAAGCTGTTCGGCCAGAAGGACAAGCCCGGCGAGTACACGCCGGACATCACCGATTTCCCGAAACTCGCCGCCCAGACCTTCGTGGGCGGGATCAAGATGGTCGGACAGGGCGCGACGGAAATCGCCCAGGACATCGGCAACGGCGTGGTGGCTGCGGGCGAGGGCCTGGCGACCGGCGCGAAGTTCGTCGGCAACACGGTCGTGGGCGCGGTGGTCGGCGTCGGCGAGGGTATCGGCCAGGGCGCCAAGTTCATCGGCAAGACGATCGCCAGCATCTTCAAGGGCTGGTAACTCGCGCCCGAAGATTTCATAGCGCGGCTCTGATGACTTCGCTCCGGCATCGCGGCCGGCACGGAGGCCGGCCCCACCCGTTGCATCGGTGGCGCAGGCCTCCGTGCCTGCGTCCGATAGGCGCCAGGTCATTTGAGCGCCGCTATCAGGCCCGGGCCGGCATCAAGCCCAGGATCTGGTCCACCACCTGGTCCACGTCCAGGTTGTCGGTGGGGACGTGGGTATGCTCTGCCGAATGAGTCAGCGGCGCCACGTCGCGGGTTGAGTCGATGCGGTCGCGTTCAGCGATCTCGCGTTCGAGGGCTTCCAGATCGAGCTTGCCGTGCCCGGCGGCGGCCAGGTCGCTCGCCCGCCGGCGGGCTCGTTCGCGGGGGGAGGCATCGAGGTAGATCTTGAGTTCAGCCTCGGGAAAGACCACCGTCGCCATGTCCCGGCCTTCGGCCACGAGGCCCCCGCCCTCGCCTATGCGGCGTTGCTGATCGACCATCTCGCGGCGCACGCCCGGCACCTTGGCCACGTGGGAGACCGCCTGGCTGATGCGCGGCTCGCGAATCCGGCTGGTCACGTCCTCGCCGTCGATGAGGACATGCAGGTTGTCAGGCTCGGCGCGCAGCTCGAGCTGGCTCTCGCGGGCGATCCCCGCCAGGCCCGGCTCGTCGTCCAGCGCCACGCCGGTCTCCAGCGCCTTCCAAGTAATGGCCCGGTACATCGCGCCGGTGTCGAGGTACCGGTATCCGAGCCGCTTCGCCAGGGCCTTGGCTACGGTACTCTTTCCGGCCCCGGCCGGACCGTCGAGGGTGATGATGAACCGCCTCATGCCAGCCGGGAGAACAGCGTGCCCCTGCCCAGGTCGAGGAGGCCCAGGTCGGGGGAGTCGTCGGCGAGGACGGCATTGTCGATCAGGCGGGCGCGACCTACGCGGCCGGCCAGGGCGGCCAGGCCGTCGCCGGTGAGTTCGGCCACGGGCTGCAGCGTTGCGGCGTCTACCACTTCCAGGTACTCGAGGGAAGGTTCGTCGCCTTCGGTCATGGCATCCCAAACGGCGCGACCGGCTGCAACCAGTTCCGTGGTGCG from the Candidatus Tanganyikabacteria bacterium genome contains:
- a CDS encoding PD40 domain-containing protein, encoding MKRLIAATLLALGTFAAPALVAAPPARAATFVPPGLEWRTLTTAHFRVHYPVELREIARKAAKYAEEAHEYLGPYFGRPDDVTDMTILDTEDSTNGFATPYPESSLTFFVTPPSPEEEWFLGRYDNWLKMIVVHEYTHVLHLRSAAGPGGIPGFLNSALIRAFLPEFSSLVNLDFLPDFMKEGLAVYWESALTGGGRAVEGQFDMVLRTQFLNEEPFGIDQASGKYSVDWAPGGVNYSYGTLFFKYLAAEYGPDAASRLTDSLGFFPWSGINLASARSLGASTYDIWNDTVTYFKDRYARQVAEIKKLPVTEGNRVTRDGRVHRHPRWLGNDRLMYSRSPLEGTAGLMTSRLDGSEDEFVLPKSSRKDYSLTKDLSALYYYAPGDGPPLTSFFDVYRFDMKTRRNEQVTHGQRASCPAISPDGERFLAILNGGGRNDLGMFDQFGKALWRFRGPDFGSFSNPVWSPDGKQIALSQWVDGRTNVMLFDPEAKTLKAIAPEDSVQLFPAWSPDGKFLLFASDRTGVMNLYAVRVADGKFFRLTNVAGGAFDPAVSPDQTRLAYAEYEAGGFNIRWIPYQPETWAEVPGAGRLGEVGDVRVASSTTRLAAAAVSDAGPRKPPPPPEAWPPPEAWPQVLRDPAAAKAPNVMKVDAAPEVAYNPLPSMAPQDFWPRVLLDMDNNSAFGQYIPQVDGLSGHLKGAGPIVVLQGYGQDVLRQHTYFGSIGGYAGISRLTGGLYYTNDQLPPSLTVGFTVVPEVLGELPGNSSLKQFLGREERSLYAGISYPPVTSPLIGGNWLTGTVANLNLSLKQYTPFLAGATAADFDDYIAVNPQAALYLPRQINAVGLQFFGNGTDRPVRPFSPVGGPLWTVGLQRSDKLLGSDLGFWKAWSEGRYFMKAGGRNVLALRGLVGVNFTDPQQITSPTSKVFLNNSPGLDRNFFAMGESISTASLDPRLVDPAFGPIGTGRARSVAIHSLSDLRTIGEVDAIVPLRGYPLASGPGLFGLHAALLSAEYRVPLLEVQRGLGTVPIFFDRVSFAPFVDVGKSWVIWDTVPLLAGVGAETRVHMVLAQGIPTEARLGFARGLGPGGVNQLILGIGSVF
- the cmk gene encoding (d)CMP kinase; this encodes MRRFIITLDGPAGAGKSTVAKALAKRLGYRYLDTGAMYRAITWKALETGVALDDEPGLAGIARESQLELRAEPDNLHVLIDGEDVTSRIREPRISQAVSHVAKVPGVRREMVDQQRRIGEGGGLVAEGRDMATVVFPEAELKIYLDASPRERARRRASDLAAAGHGKLDLEALEREIAERDRIDSTRDVAPLTHSAEHTHVPTDNLDVDQVVDQILGLMPARA